One genomic window of Pseudomonas sp. LFM046 includes the following:
- a CDS encoding lipopolysaccharide kinase InaA family protein, which produces MNTQWFRHGDAVSDGSFDKWWDTYGEWFDSQDQLFSGESGIQRLHAPDGQVLYSKRQINHFHRSLGHPFGQPTILHELQAMQALAKLGVRVPKVVYSAARKTETEWQALLITESLDGFICLEDWYAQPISADLRQQMIQQLANTIGRMHRGGWEHGRLYPKNIFVKVTGEREKTVEVALLGLAKSSHRITAHSASKNDFEQFKQHRKPMPDEDWKAFVTAYRDVMESDYAP; this is translated from the coding sequence ATGAACACCCAGTGGTTCAGGCACGGTGACGCCGTCTCGGATGGCAGCTTCGACAAATGGTGGGATACCTACGGCGAGTGGTTCGACTCCCAGGACCAGCTCTTCAGCGGCGAAAGCGGTATCCAGCGCCTGCATGCCCCGGACGGCCAGGTGCTCTACAGCAAACGCCAGATCAACCACTTCCACCGCTCGCTGGGTCACCCCTTCGGCCAACCCACCATCCTCCACGAACTCCAGGCCATGCAGGCCCTGGCGAAGCTGGGCGTCCGCGTGCCCAAGGTGGTGTACAGCGCCGCGCGCAAGACCGAGACCGAATGGCAGGCGCTGCTGATCACCGAAAGCCTGGACGGCTTCATCTGCCTGGAAGACTGGTACGCCCAGCCGATTTCCGCCGACCTTCGGCAACAGATGATCCAGCAACTGGCCAACACCATCGGGCGCATGCACCGCGGTGGCTGGGAGCATGGCCGGCTCTACCCGAAGAACATCTTCGTCAAGGTCACCGGTGAGCGGGAGAAGACCGTGGAAGTCGCGCTGCTCGGCCTGGCGAAAAGCAGCCATCGGATCACGGCCCACAGCGCCTCGAAGAACGATTTCGAACAATTCAAACAGCATCGCAAACCCATGCCGGACGAGGACTGGAAAGCCTTCGTCACGGCGTATCGGGATGTGATGGAGAGTGACTACGCGCCTTAG
- a CDS encoding Ada metal-binding domain-containing protein has product MRTWTLLGADGKRHPSPVPGALGGHRGTRIYGRLDCPTALRALARGGYVTQRVFFLDEATARAAGYRPCARCMGEAYARWKAHRDRVRP; this is encoded by the coding sequence GTGAGGACCTGGACCCTGCTGGGGGCCGACGGCAAGCGCCACCCCAGCCCGGTGCCGGGTGCCCTGGGTGGGCATCGCGGTACGCGCATCTATGGCCGCCTGGATTGCCCCACCGCCCTGCGCGCCCTCGCGCGGGGCGGCTACGTGACGCAGCGGGTGTTCTTCCTCGATGAGGCAACGGCGCGGGCGGCGGGTTATCGGCCCTGTGCGCGGTGCATGGGCGAGGCTTATGCGCGGTGGAAAGCCCATCGCGATCGGGTTCGGCCGTAG
- a CDS encoding SDR family oxidoreductase — MSEQKHQGVALITGASTGIGATYAKRLAERGHDLLLVARDQARLEALAAELRERAGVAVEVMKADLTDKADLTRVAQRLRSDASISVLVNNAGVAISGSLLDTDLDRFDAMIQLNVVAVTHLAAAAAANFVAQGRGTVINIASVLALAPEMFNGTYSGTKAFVLNLSQSLNKEVGDKGVRVQVVLPGATRTEIWERSGTGIGNIPQEILMEVGEMVDAALAGLDQGELVTIPALPDKGDWDRFTAARFHMAPNLSLSKAADRYKA, encoded by the coding sequence ATGAGCGAACAGAAGCACCAAGGCGTTGCCCTGATCACCGGCGCATCCACCGGCATCGGCGCCACCTATGCCAAGCGCCTGGCGGAGCGGGGCCATGACCTGCTGCTGGTCGCCCGTGATCAGGCCCGTCTGGAAGCCCTGGCGGCAGAACTGCGTGAGCGGGCCGGCGTAGCGGTGGAAGTGATGAAGGCCGACCTGACCGACAAGGCCGACCTGACCCGCGTGGCCCAGCGCCTGCGCAGCGATGCGTCCATCAGCGTGCTGGTGAACAACGCCGGCGTGGCCATCAGCGGCAGCCTGCTGGACACCGACCTGGACCGCTTCGACGCCATGATCCAGCTCAATGTGGTGGCCGTGACCCACCTTGCCGCGGCCGCCGCCGCCAACTTCGTTGCCCAGGGCCGCGGCACCGTGATCAACATCGCCTCGGTACTGGCCCTGGCGCCGGAAATGTTCAATGGCACCTACAGCGGCACCAAGGCCTTCGTGCTGAACCTCAGCCAGTCGCTGAACAAGGAAGTGGGAGACAAGGGCGTGCGCGTGCAGGTGGTGCTGCCGGGGGCGACCCGCACGGAAATCTGGGAACGCTCGGGCACCGGCATCGGGAACATCCCGCAGGAAATCCTCATGGAAGTGGGCGAGATGGTGGATGCTGCGCTGGCCGGCCTGGACCAGGGCGAACTGGTGACCATTCCCGCGCTGCCGGACAAGGGCGACTGGGACCGCTTCACCGCCGCGCGCTTCCACATGGCGCCGAACCTGTCGCTGTCCAAGGCGGCCGATCGCTACAAGGCCTGA
- a CDS encoding bifunctional prephenate dehydrogenase/3-phosphoshikimate 1-carboxyvinyltransferase has protein sequence MADVMPVQQGAPIFGRLVVIGLGLIGGSFAKGLREKGLFAEVVGVDKDQESCRIAVETGVVDRCERDLAAACHGADVIQLAVPILAMEKLLGDLAKLDLGNAVLTDVGSAKGNVVRAAHRVFDGMPARFVPGHPIAGSEKSGVEAANASLFRRHKVILTPVENTDSAALQRVDKLWRALGADVEHMDVEHHDEVLAATSHLPHLLAFGLVDSLAKRSENLEIFRYAAGGFRDFTRIAGSDPVMWHDIFLANRDAVLRILDAFRADLDALRGAVDAGDGHELLGVFTRARFAREHFSKILARRAYVDAMHNNDLIYLAQPGGQLAGRVRVPGDKSISHRSIMLGSLAEGTTEVEGFLEGEDALATLQAFRDMGVVIEGPHHGRVTIHGVGLHGLKPPPGPLYLGNSGTSMRLLSGLLAAQPFDTTLTGDASLSKRPMNRVAKPLREMGAVIETGAEGRPPLTIRGGQRLTGMSYEMPMASAQVKSCLLLAGLYAAGKTAVTEPAPTRDHTERMLQGFGYPVKVDGNTATVESGHTLSASRIEVPADISSAAFFLVAASIAEGSELVLEHVGINPTRTGVIDILKLMGGDITLENQRVVGGEPVADIRVRAAKLKGIDIPEDLVPLAIDEFPVLFVAAACAEGRTVLRGAEELRVKESDRIQVMADGLIALGVKAEPTPDGIVIEGGPMGGGEVWSHGDHRIAMSFSVASLRASAPICIHDCANVATSFPNFLGLAAQTGIRVAEEGKA, from the coding sequence GTGGCTGATGTCATGCCCGTGCAACAGGGCGCGCCTATCTTCGGGCGCCTGGTGGTGATCGGCCTCGGCCTGATTGGCGGTTCGTTCGCCAAGGGGCTGCGCGAAAAGGGCCTGTTCGCCGAAGTGGTGGGTGTCGACAAGGACCAGGAGTCCTGCCGCATCGCCGTCGAAACCGGCGTGGTCGACCGTTGCGAGCGTGACCTCGCCGCGGCTTGCCACGGTGCCGACGTGATCCAGCTGGCGGTGCCCATCCTGGCCATGGAAAAGCTCCTCGGGGACCTGGCGAAGCTCGACCTGGGCAACGCCGTGCTGACTGATGTCGGCAGCGCCAAGGGCAACGTGGTACGCGCGGCGCACCGGGTCTTCGACGGCATGCCGGCGCGCTTCGTTCCCGGTCACCCGATTGCCGGCTCGGAGAAGAGCGGGGTGGAGGCGGCCAACGCCAGCCTGTTCCGTCGCCACAAGGTGATCCTCACACCGGTGGAGAACACCGATTCCGCTGCCCTGCAGCGCGTCGACAAGCTCTGGCGCGCCCTGGGTGCGGACGTTGAACATATGGACGTCGAGCACCACGACGAGGTGCTCGCAGCGACCAGCCACCTGCCGCACCTGCTGGCATTCGGGCTGGTCGACTCGCTGGCCAAGCGCAGCGAGAATCTGGAGATATTCCGTTACGCCGCTGGCGGTTTCCGCGACTTCACGCGAATCGCCGGCAGCGACCCGGTGATGTGGCACGACATCTTCCTCGCCAACCGCGACGCCGTGCTGCGCATCCTGGACGCATTTCGCGCCGACCTCGACGCCCTGCGCGGCGCGGTCGACGCTGGGGACGGGCATGAATTGCTGGGCGTGTTCACCCGCGCCCGCTTCGCCCGCGAGCATTTCAGTAAAATTCTGGCCCGCAGGGCCTATGTGGACGCCATGCACAACAACGACCTGATTTACCTGGCGCAGCCGGGTGGCCAACTCGCCGGACGTGTTCGCGTACCGGGCGACAAGTCCATTTCTCACCGTTCCATCATGCTCGGCTCCCTGGCCGAAGGCACCACCGAAGTCGAAGGCTTCCTCGAGGGCGAAGACGCCCTGGCGACCCTGCAGGCCTTCCGCGACATGGGCGTGGTCATCGAAGGGCCGCACCACGGCCGCGTGACCATCCACGGCGTCGGCCTGCATGGCCTGAAGCCGCCGCCCGGCCCGCTCTACCTGGGCAACTCCGGCACCTCCATGCGCCTGCTCAGCGGCCTGCTGGCGGCCCAGCCGTTCGACACCACCCTGACCGGCGACGCCTCGCTGTCCAAGCGTCCGATGAACCGCGTGGCCAAGCCGCTTCGCGAAATGGGCGCGGTGATCGAAACCGGCGCCGAAGGCCGTCCGCCGCTGACCATCCGTGGCGGCCAGCGCCTGACCGGCATGAGCTACGAAATGCCCATGGCCAGCGCCCAGGTGAAATCCTGCCTGCTGCTCGCCGGCCTCTATGCCGCCGGCAAAACCGCCGTTACCGAGCCGGCACCGACCCGCGACCACACCGAGCGAATGCTCCAAGGCTTCGGCTACCCGGTGAAGGTGGACGGCAACACCGCCACCGTCGAGAGCGGCCACACGCTCAGCGCTTCCCGTATCGAAGTGCCTGCCGACATCTCCTCGGCAGCCTTCTTCCTGGTGGCCGCGAGCATCGCCGAAGGCTCCGAACTGGTGCTGGAGCACGTCGGCATCAACCCGACCCGTACCGGCGTGATCGACATCCTCAAGCTGATGGGCGGCGACATCACCCTGGAAAACCAGCGTGTAGTCGGCGGTGAGCCGGTGGCCGACATCCGCGTCCGCGCCGCCAAGCTGAAGGGTATCGACATCCCTGAAGACCTGGTCCCGCTGGCCATCGACGAATTCCCCGTGCTCTTCGTCGCCGCTGCCTGCGCCGAAGGCCGCACCGTGCTGCGCGGCGCTGAAGAACTGCGGGTGAAGGAATCCGACCGCATCCAGGTGATGGCCGACGGTCTGATCGCCCTGGGCGTGAAAGCCGAGCCGACCCCGGACGGCATCGTCATCGAAGGCGGCCCCATGGGTGGCGGCGAAGTCTGGAGCCACGGCGACCACCGTATCGCCATGTCCTTCAGCGTGGCTTCGCTGCGCGCCAGCGCGCCGATCTGCATCCATGACTGCGCCAACGTCGCCACCTCCTTCCCGAACTTCCTCGGCCTCGCGGCCCAGACTGGCATCCGTGTAGCGGAAGAGGGCAAGGCATGA
- the gltS gene encoding sodium/glutamate symporter, which yields MTLQPLETLLVATLALLLGRAVNRLIPVLARYNIPEPITGGLVVSIGLALAGAASGFSVEFDTTLKPALLLAFFSAVGLSADLAMLKHGGKRLVLFVIVLIPFLFVQNIVGILVAWGLDMHPLMGLVGGTITLVGGHGTGAAYAERFAEVNNLQSIMELSMTSATLGLVAGGIIGGPLAQWLIKRHKLAGATAQRAHHEIAGDDRTPPVTTSNFVIVLASTLIALVAGQALAGLFGEGAITLPSFLWCLLLGVVVRNALPLVGVRLNDGSIDLLASVTLSLFLVITMMALNLGHVASVAGPLFVMLIAQSAAALVYGAWAVYRYTGRDYESAVLSAAFCGFAIGATATAIANMQAIAHKYGPAPEAFIVAPLVGAFLIDLLNALVLTGFLALPGMGG from the coding sequence GTGACGCTGCAACCTCTGGAAACCCTCCTTGTGGCGACCCTGGCGCTCCTGCTGGGGCGCGCGGTCAATCGCCTGATCCCCGTGCTGGCCCGCTACAACATCCCGGAACCCATCACCGGCGGGCTGGTGGTGTCCATCGGGCTCGCCCTGGCGGGTGCGGCGAGTGGCTTCAGCGTGGAATTCGACACCACCCTCAAGCCCGCCCTGTTGCTGGCCTTCTTCTCCGCCGTGGGGCTGTCGGCTGACCTGGCGATGCTCAAGCACGGCGGCAAACGGCTGGTGCTGTTCGTCATCGTCCTGATTCCCTTCCTCTTCGTGCAGAACATTGTCGGCATCCTGGTGGCCTGGGGCCTGGACATGCACCCGCTGATGGGGCTGGTGGGCGGCACCATCACCCTGGTAGGCGGCCACGGCACGGGCGCCGCCTACGCCGAGCGCTTCGCCGAGGTGAACAACCTGCAATCGATCATGGAGTTGTCCATGACCTCCGCCACCCTCGGCCTGGTGGCTGGCGGCATCATCGGCGGACCGCTGGCCCAATGGCTGATCAAGCGCCACAAGCTGGCCGGCGCCACCGCCCAGCGTGCGCATCATGAGATCGCCGGTGACGACAGGACGCCGCCGGTGACCACGAGCAATTTCGTCATCGTGCTGGCGTCGACCCTGATCGCCCTGGTGGCCGGTCAGGCGCTGGCCGGCCTGTTCGGCGAGGGCGCCATCACCCTGCCGAGCTTTCTCTGGTGCCTGCTGCTGGGGGTGGTGGTCCGCAACGCCCTGCCGCTGGTAGGCGTGCGTCTGAACGACGGCTCCATCGACCTGCTGGCCTCGGTGACCCTGTCGCTGTTCCTGGTAATCACCATGATGGCGCTGAACCTCGGCCACGTTGCCAGCGTGGCCGGCCCGCTGTTCGTCATGCTCATCGCGCAATCGGCAGCGGCCCTGGTCTACGGCGCCTGGGCGGTCTACCGCTACACCGGGCGGGACTACGAAAGCGCCGTGCTCTCGGCGGCCTTCTGCGGCTTCGCCATCGGCGCCACGGCCACCGCCATCGCCAACATGCAGGCCATCGCCCACAAGTACGGGCCGGCCCCCGAGGCCTTCATCGTCGCGCCGCTGGTGGGTGCCTTTCTCATCGACCTGCTCAACGCGCTGGTGCTGACCGGCTTCCTCGCGCTGCCGGGAATGGGAGGTTGA
- the hisC gene encoding histidinol-phosphate transaminase, with translation MSCDFLALAQPGVQKLSPYVPGKPVDELARELNLDPAGIIKLASNENPLGPSPKALEAIRNELAELTRYPDGNGFELKRRLAERCGVTPAQVTLGNGSNDILDLVARAYLAPGLNAVFSEHAFAVYPIATQAVGAAGKVVPAKDFGHDLPAMLAAIDANTRVVFIANPNNPTGTWFGPAALEDFLAKVPENVLVVLDEAYIEYAEGEELPDGLNYLARYPNLLVSRTFSKAYGLASLRVGYGLSSAQVADVLNRVRQPFNVNSLALAAACAALDDADYLAESRRVNDAGMVQLEEGFRALGLKWIPSKGNFIAVDFGRDAAPINQAMLREGVILRPVAGYGMPTFLRVSIGLPEENARCLEALAKVLDRG, from the coding sequence ATGAGTTGTGACTTCCTCGCCCTTGCCCAACCGGGCGTGCAGAAACTTTCGCCCTACGTACCCGGCAAACCGGTGGATGAACTGGCCCGCGAGCTGAACCTCGATCCGGCCGGCATCATCAAGCTGGCCAGCAACGAGAACCCGCTCGGCCCGAGCCCCAAGGCGCTCGAAGCGATTCGTAATGAACTGGCCGAACTGACCCGCTACCCCGATGGCAACGGTTTTGAACTCAAGCGCCGCCTGGCCGAGCGCTGCGGCGTGACCCCGGCGCAGGTCACCCTGGGCAACGGCTCCAACGACATCCTTGACCTGGTGGCCCGCGCCTACCTGGCGCCGGGCCTGAACGCCGTGTTCAGCGAGCACGCCTTCGCCGTGTACCCCATCGCCACCCAGGCCGTCGGCGCCGCTGGCAAGGTGGTTCCGGCGAAGGACTTCGGCCACGACCTGCCGGCCATGCTGGCGGCCATCGATGCCAATACCCGCGTCGTGTTCATCGCCAACCCGAACAACCCCACCGGCACCTGGTTCGGCCCGGCGGCGCTGGAAGACTTCCTCGCCAAGGTGCCGGAAAACGTCCTGGTGGTGCTGGACGAGGCCTACATCGAATACGCCGAGGGCGAAGAACTGCCCGATGGCCTTAACTATCTGGCCCGTTATCCGAACCTGCTGGTTTCCCGCACCTTCTCCAAGGCCTATGGCCTGGCGTCCCTGCGCGTGGGCTACGGCCTCTCCAGCGCCCAGGTGGCCGACGTGCTGAACCGCGTTCGCCAGCCCTTCAACGTCAACAGCCTGGCCCTGGCCGCCGCCTGCGCAGCGCTGGATGACGCCGATTACCTGGCCGAAAGCCGCCGCGTCAACGACGCCGGTATGGTCCAGCTGGAGGAGGGCTTCCGCGCCCTTGGCCTGAAGTGGATTCCCTCCAAGGGCAACTTCATCGCCGTCGATTTCGGCCGCGACGCCGCGCCGATCAACCAGGCCATGCTGCGTGAAGGCGTGATCCTGCGTCCGGTGGCGGGCTATGGCATGCCCACCTTCCTGCGCGTCTCCATCGGCCTGCCGGAAGAGAACGCCCGCTGCCTGGAGGCTCTGGCCAAGGTGCTCGACCGTGGCTGA
- the ada gene encoding bifunctional DNA-binding transcriptional regulator/O6-methylguanine-DNA methyltransferase Ada, whose protein sequence is MKSSAKTAIEQDPRWAAVQARDPAADRQFVYGVKTTGIYCRPSSPTRLPRPENVEFFDSAEQAEAAGYRPSRRAAADMSSLAAQHAALVSAACRQIETAEEAPGLESLAESAGMSPSHFHRVFKAVTGLTPKAYARARRARRVRDQLGPGASVTEVLYDAGFNSNSRFYADSAQVLGMKPADYRAGGTNTEIRFALGECSLGHFLVAQSGIGVCAILLGDDPDALLRDMQDKFPRARLIGGDSDFEQLVAKVVGFIEAPNLGLDLPLDVRGTAFQERVWQALREIPPGTTVSYAEIATRIGSPRAVRAVAQACAANSIAVAIPCHRVVRSDGNLSGYRWGVERKRRLLEREAEG, encoded by the coding sequence ATGAAATCCTCAGCCAAGACCGCCATCGAGCAGGACCCGCGCTGGGCCGCCGTGCAGGCCCGCGACCCGGCCGCCGACCGGCAATTCGTCTACGGGGTGAAGACCACCGGTATCTACTGCCGGCCCAGCAGCCCGACCCGGCTGCCGCGCCCGGAAAACGTGGAGTTCTTCGACAGCGCCGAACAGGCCGAGGCCGCCGGCTACCGCCCCAGCCGCCGCGCCGCCGCCGACATGAGCAGCCTGGCGGCGCAGCACGCGGCACTGGTTTCCGCCGCCTGCCGGCAGATCGAAACCGCCGAGGAAGCGCCGGGGCTTGAGAGCCTGGCCGAGTCGGCGGGCATGAGCCCGTCCCACTTCCACCGGGTATTCAAGGCCGTCACCGGCCTCACCCCCAAGGCCTACGCCCGTGCCAGGCGCGCCCGCAGAGTACGCGACCAGCTCGGCCCCGGCGCCTCGGTCACCGAGGTGCTCTATGACGCCGGCTTCAACTCCAACAGCCGCTTCTATGCTGACTCCGCCCAGGTGCTGGGGATGAAGCCCGCCGACTACCGCGCCGGGGGCACCAACACCGAAATCCGCTTCGCCCTGGGCGAATGCTCCCTGGGCCACTTCCTGGTGGCGCAGAGCGGCATCGGTGTCTGCGCCATCCTGTTGGGCGACGACCCGGACGCCTTGCTACGCGACATGCAGGACAAGTTCCCCCGCGCTCGACTGATCGGCGGCGACAGCGATTTCGAGCAACTGGTGGCCAAGGTGGTGGGTTTTATCGAGGCGCCGAACCTGGGCCTGGACCTGCCGCTGGATGTGCGCGGCACGGCCTTTCAGGAACGGGTCTGGCAGGCCCTGCGGGAGATCCCACCGGGCACCACCGTCAGCTATGCAGAGATCGCCACCCGCATCGGCTCGCCCCGCGCCGTGCGCGCCGTGGCCCAGGCCTGCGCGGCCAACAGCATCGCCGTGGCCATTCCCTGCCATCGCGTGGTGCGCAGCGACGGCAACCTCTCCGGCTACCGCTGGGGTGTGGAACGCAAGCGCCGCCTGCTGGAGCGCGAGGCCGAGGGGTGA
- a CDS encoding cupin domain-containing protein, with translation MSDFITVLRETCPTPVVDATKWKRIGGDPHTVNLNAYLSKDGSKIMGTWICTPGKFEVNYEKWEYCHFLDGYCIITPEGEEPKHLKAGDVFVIEPGMKGTWEVVETVRKYFVFA, from the coding sequence ATGTCCGACTTCATCACCGTTCTGCGCGAAACCTGCCCCACGCCTGTCGTGGATGCCACCAAGTGGAAGCGCATCGGCGGCGATCCGCACACCGTGAACCTCAATGCCTACCTGTCCAAGGACGGCAGCAAGATCATGGGCACCTGGATCTGCACCCCCGGCAAGTTCGAGGTGAACTACGAGAAGTGGGAGTACTGCCACTTCCTCGACGGCTACTGCATCATCACCCCGGAAGGCGAAGAGCCGAAGCACCTGAAGGCCGGCGACGTGTTCGTGATCGAGCCCGGCATGAAGGGCACCTGGGAAGTGGTGGAGACGGTGCGCAAGTACTTCGTGTTTGCCTGA
- a CDS encoding 2OG-Fe(II) oxygenase, with protein MKAIDDLDWPRIETDLDRDGWALIPQLLEPQECADLIALYGEQERFRSRIRMANHGFGQGEYQYFDYPLPPRVAALRAGLYPHLAPLANRWHERLGLEGHFPAEHGAFLQRCHACGQSRPTPLLLRYVEGDYNCLHQDLYGEQVFPLQLAVLLSEPGRAFKGGEFVITEQRPRMQSRVQVVPLGFGDGVLFAVNFRPAQGLRGYHRVRLRHGVSQVRAGLRHTLGVIFHDAL; from the coding sequence ATGAAAGCCATCGACGACCTGGACTGGCCCCGCATCGAGACAGACCTCGACCGCGACGGCTGGGCCCTGATCCCCCAGTTGCTGGAGCCGCAGGAATGCGCTGACCTGATTGCCCTCTACGGCGAGCAGGAACGTTTCCGGTCCCGCATCCGCATGGCCAACCACGGCTTCGGCCAGGGTGAATACCAGTACTTCGACTACCCGCTGCCACCTCGTGTGGCCGCCCTGCGTGCCGGTCTCTATCCGCACCTGGCGCCTTTGGCCAACCGCTGGCATGAGCGCCTGGGCCTGGAGGGGCACTTCCCCGCCGAACACGGCGCGTTCCTCCAGCGCTGCCACGCCTGCGGCCAGTCACGCCCTACTCCGCTGTTGCTCCGTTATGTCGAGGGCGACTACAACTGCCTGCACCAGGACCTCTATGGCGAGCAGGTCTTCCCGCTGCAGCTGGCCGTGCTGCTGTCCGAGCCCGGCAGGGCCTTCAAAGGCGGCGAATTCGTCATTACCGAGCAGCGTCCGCGCATGCAGTCACGGGTGCAGGTGGTGCCCCTGGGCTTTGGTGATGGCGTGCTGTTCGCGGTGAACTTCCGGCCAGCCCAAGGACTGCGCGGCTACCACAGGGTCCGGCTGCGCCATGGGGTCAGCCAGGTCCGGGCCGGCCTGCGCCACACGCTGGGGGTGATTTTCCATGACGCGCTCTGA
- a CDS encoding TAXI family TRAP transporter solute-binding subunit translates to MLRALLLGLLALSLVACSKGPDQATLETEVQQRLQQAFGTGVVSLASLDRRGSATDANSPPGEKRLVIYFDSSLKVERDQDFGSWDSPGVASLISALGAGPRGLSGIRNEGNRKGDLLSAHGSLIYRQAEGGWQAVVPQGFKAPPAPETIEPGVGQTREQLVSAIGTALNLAPGGTGMKERAIISDELARSLSNIQGRLSRLQKGFPLAGGPASGQYARLAQAMASLMQPKGIQLTPLTTEGGLDNLRLLRQGDVVLALSQSDMSQLAVNGGGPFAGTSPYTGLRALASLYPEPVHVLVRGDGPVRDIAGLRGKRVNLGQPGSASRDTAIAVLAAHGIPLGDLAETTSLDLQQALTAIRDGQLDATLQVIGAPADNIRAASEAMQLRLLPLDEAAIHKLEASRPGTFAMQVPAATYPNQATSVPTIAVSALLLCDDQLSAVEVEQLVDQLFAPDNDWLAAGSIQGEQLSKANARRGLAIPLHEGALQALDKQ, encoded by the coding sequence ATGCTCCGCGCCCTCTTGCTCGGCCTGCTGGCGTTGTCGCTGGTGGCCTGCTCCAAAGGACCCGACCAGGCCACCCTGGAAACCGAGGTGCAACAACGCCTGCAACAGGCCTTTGGCACCGGCGTGGTCAGCCTTGCCAGCCTCGACCGGCGCGGCTCGGCCACTGATGCCAATTCCCCGCCCGGCGAAAAGCGCCTGGTGATCTATTTCGACAGCAGCCTGAAGGTGGAGCGCGACCAGGACTTCGGCTCCTGGGATTCCCCCGGCGTCGCCAGCCTGATCAGCGCACTGGGCGCGGGGCCGCGCGGGCTCTCCGGCATCCGCAATGAAGGCAACAGGAAGGGGGACCTGCTGAGCGCCCACGGCAGCCTGATCTACCGCCAGGCCGAAGGCGGCTGGCAGGCGGTGGTGCCCCAGGGCTTCAAGGCGCCGCCTGCACCGGAGACCATCGAACCGGGCGTAGGCCAGACCCGCGAGCAACTGGTGTCGGCCATTGGCACCGCGCTGAACCTCGCTCCCGGGGGCACGGGCATGAAGGAGCGCGCCATCATCTCCGACGAACTGGCCCGTTCCCTGAGCAATATCCAGGGCCGCCTGAGCCGTCTGCAGAAAGGCTTCCCACTGGCCGGGGGACCGGCCTCGGGGCAGTACGCGCGGCTTGCCCAGGCCATGGCCAGCCTGATGCAGCCCAAGGGCATCCAGCTGACACCGCTGACCACCGAGGGTGGCCTGGACAACCTGCGCCTGCTGCGCCAGGGCGATGTGGTGCTGGCCCTGTCCCAGAGCGACATGTCGCAGCTCGCGGTCAACGGCGGCGGCCCCTTTGCGGGAACGAGCCCCTACACCGGCCTGCGGGCCTTGGCCAGCCTGTACCCCGAGCCGGTGCATGTGCTGGTGCGAGGGGATGGACCGGTGCGCGATATCGCCGGACTGCGGGGCAAGCGGGTGAACCTCGGCCAGCCGGGATCGGCCTCGCGGGACACCGCCATCGCCGTGCTGGCCGCCCATGGCATCCCCCTCGGCGACCTGGCCGAAACCACCAGTCTGGACCTGCAGCAGGCGCTGACCGCCATCCGCGACGGCCAGCTGGACGCCACCCTGCAGGTGATCGGCGCCCCCGCCGACAACATCCGCGCCGCCAGCGAAGCCATGCAGTTGCGTCTGCTGCCCCTGGACGAAGCCGCTATCCATAAGCTGGAGGCCAGTCGTCCGGGCACCTTCGCCATGCAGGTGCCGGCAGCGACCTACCCCAACCAGGCCACCTCCGTACCCACCATCGCCGTCAGCGCCCTGCTGCTCTGCGATGACCAACTGAGTGCGGTGGAGGTCGAGCAACTGGTGGACCAGCTCTTTGCCCCGGACAACGACTGGCTGGCCGCCGGCAGCATCCAGGGCGAGCAACTGTCGAAGGCCAACGCCCGGCGCGGCCTGGCCATTCCCCTGCACGAGGGGGCATTGCAGGCGCTGGATAAGCAGTGA
- the cmk gene encoding (d)CMP kinase — MNANLPVIAIDGPSGSGKGTVAGLLAKRLGWRLLDSGALYRLLAFAARNHGVDLTNEEALKVLAAHLDVQFNATAGGQRIVLEGEDVTDVIRSEQVGAGASQVAALPAVREALLQRQRAFLEAPGLVADGRDMGTVVFPEAQLKIFLTASAEERARRRYLQLKGKGMEADQASLLKEIQERDERDSQRSVAPLKPAPDAILLDSTSLSIDEVQEAILKAFAALGLDD, encoded by the coding sequence ATGAACGCCAACCTGCCCGTAATCGCCATCGACGGACCCAGCGGTTCCGGCAAGGGCACCGTCGCCGGCCTGCTGGCCAAGCGTCTGGGTTGGCGCCTGCTGGATTCTGGCGCCCTGTACCGCCTGCTGGCCTTCGCTGCGCGCAACCACGGCGTCGACCTGACCAATGAGGAAGCCCTCAAGGTTCTGGCGGCGCATCTGGACGTCCAGTTCAACGCCACCGCAGGCGGCCAGCGCATCGTCCTGGAAGGCGAAGACGTTACCGACGTGATTCGTTCCGAACAGGTCGGTGCCGGCGCTTCCCAGGTCGCCGCGCTGCCGGCGGTGCGCGAAGCCCTGCTGCAACGCCAGCGTGCCTTCCTCGAAGCCCCCGGCCTGGTGGCCGATGGCCGCGACATGGGCACCGTGGTGTTCCCTGAGGCACAGCTGAAGATTTTCCTCACCGCCAGCGCTGAAGAACGCGCCCGTCGCCGTTACTTGCAGCTCAAGGGCAAGGGCATGGAAGCCGACCAGGCCTCCCTGCTGAAGGAAATCCAGGAACGTGACGAGCGCGACAGCCAGCGTTCCGTCGCACCGCTGAAGCCGGCCCCGGACGCGATCCTCCTCGACTCCACCAGCCTCAGCATCGACGAAGTCCAGGAAGCCATCCTCAAGGCCTTTGCCGCCCTCGGCCTGGACGACTGA